The following are encoded in a window of Maylandia zebra isolate NMK-2024a linkage group LG5, Mzebra_GT3a, whole genome shotgun sequence genomic DNA:
- the LOC101468637 gene encoding uncharacterized protein LOC101468637 isoform X1 yields the protein MAENCSSTQQASQLGYLSKELQATLGVLSAALIISLAWNIFCCVSKFGSGKWRCPLRRRQSQSLRQMEENPIYGNVSYLQTSVTLLTEDNPPHSSLSSSNGKYQRRVRSDLQSKNHDCYANLTLKGPRLQAGHSCPQIQYSDVMQLGEPPESEKEDDGNTDALSTVSDLYASVQTQRTKTIDSADNEEGYANHL from the exons cTTCACAGTTGGGTTATTTATCTAAGGAATTACAAGCGACCTTAGGAGTTCTCAGTGCAGCGCTGATCATCTCACTGGCATGGAATATTTTTTGTTGTGTATCAAAATTTGGCTCAG GAAAATGGAGATGTCCACTGAGAAGACGGCAAAG TCAGAGCTTGAGGCAGATGGAAGAAAATCCTATTTATGGAAACGTAAGCTACCTGCAAACAA GCGTAACTTTGTTAACAGAAGACAATCCCCCTCACTCATCACTCAGCTCTTCAAATGGGAAGTATCAGCGGAGAGTCAGATCAGACTTACAG TCCAAAAACCACGACTGCTATGCCAACCTGACCTTAAAGGGCCCCAGGCTGCAGGCTGGTCACAGCTGTCCGCAGATACAGTACTCAGATGTAATGCAGTTAGGGGAGCCACCGGAGTCAGAGAAGGAGGATGACGGTAACACGGACGCCCTCTCCACCGTGTCTGATCTGTATGCTTCCGTGCAAACTCAGCGAACAAAAACCATTGACTCTGCAGACAATGAGGAAGGCTATGCCAACCATCTCTGA
- the LOC101468637 gene encoding uncharacterized protein LOC101468637 isoform X2 — MEYFLLCIKIWLRKMEMSTEKTAKSELEADGRKSYLWKRVTLLTEDNPPHSSLSSSNGKYQRRVRSDLQSKNHDCYANLTLKGPRLQAGHSCPQIQYSDVMQLGEPPESEKEDDGNTDALSTVSDLYASVQTQRTKTIDSADNEEGYANHL, encoded by the exons ATGGAATATTTTTTGTTGTGTATCAAAATTTGGCTCAG GAAAATGGAGATGTCCACTGAGAAGACGGCAAAG TCAGAGCTTGAGGCAGATGGAAGAAAATCCTATTTATGGAAAC GCGTAACTTTGTTAACAGAAGACAATCCCCCTCACTCATCACTCAGCTCTTCAAATGGGAAGTATCAGCGGAGAGTCAGATCAGACTTACAG TCCAAAAACCACGACTGCTATGCCAACCTGACCTTAAAGGGCCCCAGGCTGCAGGCTGGTCACAGCTGTCCGCAGATACAGTACTCAGATGTAATGCAGTTAGGGGAGCCACCGGAGTCAGAGAAGGAGGATGACGGTAACACGGACGCCCTCTCCACCGTGTCTGATCTGTATGCTTCCGTGCAAACTCAGCGAACAAAAACCATTGACTCTGCAGACAATGAGGAAGGCTATGCCAACCATCTCTGA